From a single Anaerolineales bacterium genomic region:
- a CDS encoding SMP-30/gluconolactonase/LRE family protein, which translates to MQPERIADGQFDIAENPLWHPAERRLYWTDIPRGKLYRLDPADGKWEECRRGEPVGGFTIQADGALLLFMARGAIARWNAGELTYLRRETAGEEDGRFNDVIADPRGRVFCGTMSTAAHGGRLYRLDPDGSLHGILEDLGTPNGMGFTPDRTGMYFTDSRARRIYLFDYDEGTGNLSRQRVWLETPENLGSPDGLTVDSQGFVWSARWNGSALFRYSPDAVEVARFDFPARKVSSVAFGGDSYETAFVTTALDGKAKAEEGQGAGAVFRIRPGVPGVPEFASRVNV; encoded by the coding sequence ATGCAGCCTGAACGGATTGCCGATGGACAGTTCGACATCGCCGAAAACCCGCTTTGGCATCCCGCCGAGCGCCGGTTGTATTGGACGGATATCCCCCGCGGAAAGCTGTACCGATTGGATCCGGCTGACGGGAAGTGGGAGGAGTGTCGGCGCGGGGAGCCGGTCGGCGGGTTTACCATCCAGGCCGACGGCGCCCTGCTGTTGTTCATGGCCCGTGGGGCGATCGCCCGCTGGAACGCCGGCGAGTTGACATACCTGCGCCGGGAAACCGCCGGTGAGGAGGATGGCCGCTTCAACGACGTGATTGCCGACCCGCGCGGCCGGGTGTTCTGCGGGACGATGTCGACCGCGGCGCACGGCGGCCGCCTGTACCGGCTGGATCCGGACGGATCGTTGCACGGGATCCTCGAAGACCTCGGCACCCCGAACGGCATGGGATTCACTCCGGACCGCACCGGGATGTATTTCACCGATTCACGCGCCCGCCGGATTTATCTCTTCGACTACGATGAAGGGACGGGGAATCTGAGCCGGCAGCGGGTCTGGCTTGAGACGCCGGAGAACCTGGGATCGCCGGACGGGCTGACGGTGGATTCGCAGGGGTTTGTCTGGTCCGCGCGCTGGAACGGCTCCGCCCTGTTCCGCTATTCGCCCGACGCGGTCGAAGTCGCGCGGTTCGACTTTCCCGCCCGCAAGGTTTCCAGCGTCGCCTTCGGAGGGGATTCCTACGAAACGGCCTTCGTCACCACCGCGCTCGACGGGAAGGCGAAGGCGGAAGAGGGGCAAGGAGCCGGCGCCGTGTTTCGCATCCGGCCCGGCGTTCCGGGCGTGCCGGAATTCGCTTCCAGGGTGAACGTCTGA
- a CDS encoding transcriptional regulator has product MAELDEIIHQPVRLRLMAALVAIRTGESAEFTFLRDLLGVTDGNLGAHLRKLEEAGYIELTKKFVDRKPRTYAAATATGRKVFRNQVEALEEIIQGAAGAKGKQR; this is encoded by the coding sequence ATGGCCGAACTCGACGAGATCATCCATCAGCCTGTGCGCCTGCGCCTGATGGCGGCCCTGGTGGCGATCCGGACCGGGGAAAGCGCGGAATTCACCTTCCTGCGCGACCTGCTGGGCGTGACCGACGGCAACCTGGGCGCCCACCTCCGCAAGCTGGAGGAAGCCGGCTACATCGAACTGACCAAGAAGTTCGTCGACCGTAAGCCGCGCACCTACGCCGCCGCCACCGCCACGGGACGCAAGGTGTTCCGCAACCAGGTGGAGGCGCTGGAGGAAATCATCCAAGGCGCGGCCGGCGCAAAGGGAAAACAACGATGA
- a CDS encoding ABC transporter ATP-binding protein, with protein MNNVLEVRHLRKTYAKTVAVDDLSLEVRAGEIFGMVGPNGAGKTTTIECLEGLRRPDRGEIRVLGLDPVRQERELRYVIGTQLQKSQLPDQLTVGEILDLFASFYPDPAPWPELLARLGLAEKRNAWFSKLSGGQQQRVFIALALINRPKLVFLDELTTGLDPQARRSIWDLVRDVRDGGCTVFLTTHFMEEAETLCDRVAIIDRGKIVALETPAALVADLGSEARVLFKTRNALDPQALKALDGATRVERDGDEVIVYGRAPRPGEPALIGAVVNWLSAQGAAYSDIRMEQPNLEDVFLQLTGRAMRD; from the coding sequence GTGAACAATGTCCTTGAAGTCCGCCACCTTCGAAAAACGTACGCCAAAACCGTCGCCGTCGACGATCTCTCCCTCGAGGTGCGGGCGGGCGAGATCTTCGGTATGGTCGGCCCCAACGGCGCCGGCAAGACGACCACGATCGAATGCCTGGAGGGCCTGCGCCGACCCGACCGCGGAGAGATCCGCGTCCTGGGTTTGGATCCGGTCCGCCAGGAGCGGGAACTCCGCTACGTCATCGGCACCCAACTGCAGAAATCGCAGCTGCCGGACCAACTGACAGTCGGCGAAATCCTCGACTTGTTCGCCTCCTTCTACCCCGATCCGGCGCCCTGGCCGGAACTGCTGGCCCGCCTCGGCCTGGCGGAAAAGCGCAACGCCTGGTTCTCCAAACTCTCCGGCGGCCAGCAGCAGCGCGTCTTCATCGCCCTGGCGCTGATCAACCGGCCGAAGCTTGTGTTTCTCGACGAACTGACCACCGGGCTCGATCCGCAGGCGCGGCGCAGCATCTGGGACCTGGTGCGCGACGTGCGCGACGGCGGCTGCACGGTCTTCCTGACCACGCACTTCATGGAGGAAGCCGAAACGCTGTGCGACCGCGTGGCGATCATCGACCGCGGAAAAATCGTGGCCCTCGAAACCCCCGCCGCGCTGGTGGCCGATCTCGGATCCGAGGCCCGGGTCCTGTTCAAGACCCGCAACGCGCTCGATCCGCAGGCGCTGAAGGCGCTCGACGGTGCGACCCGCGTGGAGCGGGACGGGGACGAAGTCATCGTCTACGGAAGGGCTCCCCGGCCGGGCGAGCCGGCGCTGATCGGCGCGGTGGTGAACTGGCTCTCGGCGCAGGGCGCCGCTTACAGCGACATCCGGATGGAACAACCAAACCTCGAAGACGTGTTTCTGCAGTTGACCGGCCGCGCGATGCGCGACTGA
- a CDS encoding ABC transporter permease, translating to MKSFWKLTLAECKIYFRFPIAAFFTLGLLPMILLILGAVFTNDPNPQFGGRGFLDWAVPGFIAIVIAMSALLALPMALTTYRERGILRRYRATPVSPAAVLGAQLVLQFAMTILGMLLLILIGKLFFHLRFEGNIASVVAAFTLGCLSFFSIGMILGGVMPNTRTGTIIGNVLLQPMLYLSGVIFPKEVMSEGMQKAIRFNPLTHVAALLQGLWRGDAWSEYQMEVLVLGAVMVVAGVIAVLVFRWE from the coding sequence ATGAAAAGCTTCTGGAAACTCACCCTCGCGGAATGCAAAATCTATTTCCGCTTCCCGATCGCCGCCTTCTTCACCCTCGGCCTGCTGCCGATGATCCTGCTGATCCTCGGCGCGGTCTTCACCAACGACCCCAATCCGCAGTTCGGCGGGAGAGGGTTTCTGGATTGGGCGGTGCCTGGGTTCATCGCCATCGTGATCGCGATGAGCGCGCTCTTAGCGCTGCCGATGGCCCTCACCACCTACCGCGAGCGCGGCATCCTGCGCCGCTACCGCGCCACGCCGGTCAGCCCGGCGGCCGTGCTCGGCGCCCAGCTGGTGTTGCAGTTCGCGATGACGATCCTCGGAATGCTGCTTCTGATCCTGATCGGCAAGCTGTTTTTCCATCTGCGCTTCGAAGGCAACATCGCCAGCGTCGTCGCCGCCTTCACCCTCGGCTGCCTGAGTTTCTTTTCGATCGGGATGATTCTGGGCGGCGTGATGCCCAACACGCGCACCGGCACCATCATCGGCAACGTCCTGCTGCAGCCGATGCTCTACCTCTCCGGAGTCATCTTCCCCAAGGAGGTGATGTCGGAAGGGATGCAGAAGGCCATCCGCTTCAATCCGCTCACCCACGTGGCGGCGCTGCTGCAGGGGTTGTGGAGGGGGGACGCCTGGTCGGAGTATCAGATGGAGGTGCTGGTTCTGGGCGCGGTCATGGTCGTGGCCGGGGTCATCGCGGTGCTGGTGTTCCGCTGGGAGTGA